A genomic region of Elaeis guineensis isolate ETL-2024a chromosome 9, EG11, whole genome shotgun sequence contains the following coding sequences:
- the LOC105051115 gene encoding indole-3-acetic acid-amido synthetase GH3.17: MMIPSCDPNDGEGSMRLIEDLTTNTSRVQQQVLKEILTRNADTEYLHGFLEGHTDRDLFKRQVPVIDYEQVKPYIERIANGEPSHIISSQPITELLTSSGTSGGQPKLMPSTAEDLDRKNFLYNLLIPVMNKYVDGLDRGKGMYLLFVKPEISTPSGLTARPVLTSYYKSSNFRNRPFTKFNVYTSPDETILCSDSKQSMYCQLLCGLIQRDEVLRVGAVFASAFLRAIKFLEDHWEELCSNIRTGHVSDWITDTSCRNAAGRILDRPNSELAELIETECRKEPWEAIIRRLWPKTKYVDVIVTGSMAQYIPLLEFYSGGLPLVSTMYASSECYFGINLRPLDLPSDVSYVLLPNMAYFEFIKVERTDEDEASRIECNGNGESKVVDLTNVEVGCYYELVVTTFTGLYRYRVGDILMVTGFHNTAPQFRFVHRRNVVLSIDTDKTNEEDLLKAITQAKLLLQPLGCLLTEYTSYADTSSIPGHYVLFWEFKTKGSSDLSNLDQTVMEECCSTVEACLDSVYRRCRSKDRSIGPLEIRVVQCGAFDALMDFCVSQGSSVNQYKTPRCIKSTEGIGILEEKVVRRFFSRKVPLWEPYRVESRAD, translated from the exons ATGATGATCCCCAGCTGCGATCCCAATGACGGAGAGGGTAGCATGAGGCTTATCGAGGACCTGACCACCAACACATCTCGGGTCCAACAGCAGGTTCTGAAGGAGATCCTAACAAGAAATGCGGACACAGAATACCTGCATGGCTTCCTTGAAGGCCACACCGATCGCGACCTCTTCAAGAGGCAAGTGCCTGTCATCGACTACGAGCAGGTCAAGCCTTACATCGAGCGAATTGCCAATGGCGAGCCATCTCACATAATCTCTTCTCAGCCCATCACAGAGCTGCTCACAAG CTCTGGGACTTCTGGGGGCCAGCCAAAGCTGATGCCTTCAACTGCAGAAGACCTTGACAGGAAGAACTTCTTATACAACCTCCTGATTCCTGTTATGAACAA GTACGTCGATGGGCTCGACCGAGGGAAGGGCATGTACCTCCTGTTCGTCAAGCCGGAAATCAGCACTCCCTCGGGCTTAACTGCGAGGCCTGTGCTCACGAGCTACTATAAGAGTAGCAATTTCCGGAACCGGCCCTTTACCAAGTTTAATGTGTACACCAGCCCAGATGAGACCATCCTCTGCTCAGATAGCAAGCAGAGCATGTACTGCCAGCTGCTTTGTGGTCTAATTCAACGCGATGAGGTGCTCCGGGTTGGGGCCGTCTTCGCCTCAGCCTTCCTTCGGGCAATCAAATTCTTAGAAGATCACTGGGAGGAGCTTTGTTCTAACATAAGGACCGGGCATGTCAGTGATTGGATCACCGATACTAGTTGTCGAAATGCTGCTGGCAGAATTCTTGATAGACCAAATTCTGAATTGGCTGAGTTAATCGAGACGGAGTGCAGAAAGGAACCATGGGAGGCGATAATCAGGCGGCTATGGCCAAAGACAAAGTATGTCGACGTTATAGTCACAGGATCAATGGCACAGTACATTCCCTTGCTCGAATTCTACAGCGGGGGGCTGCCACTAGTCTCCACCATGTATGCATCATCTGAGTGCTACTTTGGGATCAATCTGAGGCCATTAGACCTGCCATCTGATGTCTCATACGTGCTCCTACCGAACATGGCCTACTTCGAGTTCATTAAGGTCGAGAGGACCGATGAAGATGAGGCCAGTAGGATTGAATGCAATGGCAATGGCGAGTCCAAGGTGGTGGATCTCACGAACGTGGAGGTTGGTTGCTATTACGAGCTCGTCGTGACAACATTTACAG GCTTATACAGGTATCGGGTTGGCGACATCCTCATGGTGACCGGTTTCCACAACACGGCGCCCCAATTCCGGTTTGTGCACCGCCGCAACGTAGTCCTTAGCATCGACACTGACAAGACCAATGAAGAAGACCTCCTCAAGGCCATAACACAAGCCAAGCTCCTCCTACAGCCCCTTGGCTGCCTTCTCACCGAGTACACTAGCTATGCTGACACATCCTCCATACCTGGCCACTACGTGCTCTTCTGGGAGTTCAAAACAAAAGGAAGCTCGGATCTCTCAAACCTAGATCAGACTGTTATGGAAGAGTGCTGTTCCACGGTGGAGGCATGTCTTGACTCGGTTTACCGACGGTGTCGGAGTAAGGACCGATCGATAGGGCCGCTGGAGATCAGGGTGGTGCAATGTGGTGCATTTGATGCATTAATGGATTTTTGTGTTTCGCAGGGTTCATCAGTGAACCAGTACAAGACACCAAGGTGCATCAAGTCCACGGAAGGAATTGGAATCTTAGAAGAGAAGGTGGTGAGGAGGTTTTTTAGTAGGAAGGTTCCTCTCTGGGAGCCTTACAGGGTGGAGTCTAGAGCTGATTGA